Genomic segment of Callithrix jacchus isolate 240 chromosome 9, calJac240_pri, whole genome shotgun sequence:
tttgagaccagcctggacaacatggcaagaagAAGATAAAGTGCAGACAaacatgtttgcttttttcccccttttacaTAACTGATAGAATTCTCTACCCGTTGATCTACCGTCTTGCTCTTTTCACTTAACTATGTGTCtcagtggtttctttttttcttttttttttttttgagacggagtttcgctcttgttacccaggctggagtgcaatggcgcgatctccgctcaccgcaatctctgcctcctgagttcaggcaattctcgggcctcagcctcccgagcagctgggattacaggcacgcaccaccgtgctcagctcattttttgtaattttagtagagacggggtttcaccatgttgaccaagatggtctcgatctgttgaccttgtgatccacccgcctcggcctcccaaagtgctgggattacaggcttgagccaccgcgcccggcccttcagtggtttcttaaaatatttatggctgggtgcagtggctcatccctgtaatcccagcactttgtaaggttgaggcaggaggatcacaagatcaggaattcaagacaagcccagccaacatggtgaaattctgtctctactaaaaatacagaattagccaggcgtggtggtgcgcatctgtaatcccagctacttgggaggctgaagcaggagaatcacttgaacccgggaggcagaggttgcagtgagccaagattgttctactactctctagcctgggtgacagagcaagattccatctcaaaaaaaaaaaaaaaattatacatggccgggcgtggtggctcacgcctgtaatcccagcattttgggagcctgaggctggtggatctcttgaggccaggagtttgaggccagcttggccaacatggcaaaaccccatctttactacaattacaaaaattggccaggtgtggtggcacatacctgatATCCTAGCtattttgggagctgaggcatgagaatcacttgaacccaggaagtggaggttgtagtgcaccaagatcatgccactacacttcaaccTGCACAATAGAACAagaatctgtctctaaaaaaatatatagatttatacataaatagtttcccactctcctttttttttgagagagagggtctcactctgttgcccatgctggagtacaatgataaGATCACAACTGATTGCATCTTtgctctcccaggctgaagtgatcctcccacctcagctcccttgAATAGCTGAGCCCACAGGTGCACCCGActaactttttttactttttgcagatggatctccctgtgttgcccaggctgatctcgaattcctagACTCACGTGTCCCCATTATTTTTTACGCCTACATAGAATCTTATTGTATGGATGTGCCTGAATGAACTGATTATTGAAGGTTCATTGTTTCTAAACTTAGGAAAGTTTTTAAACAGGTATTTGGAATAGGTTTCTgatttgaaaactttaaaaagtcttattGGCGTGTTTTTGAAGACTCGTAATGCCTTGTAGCTTCAGAAATAGGAAAAGTGTTTGCAAATGAACAATTGGGAAAGAGAATAGGAAAAGTGTTTTGAACCCCACCCCTTAGTAGGTGTCGCACAACTTTTTAAACGTGTTAAGAGCTCCTCTTCTCTGAGCAGTAGGTCCAGGGACTTGATAGAGTCATGAGGTAAGCTCCCTTACAAATGCAGTAGCATCGTTCTGGATGCTGACAGGCTGGTGTTCTTTCAGACAGGCCATCATCCTCACTCGAGAAGCCACAGGCCACTTCCGGGAGTCCGAACTCTTCAGTCATACAGACCCAGAGGAGTCAGAGGAGACCAGGCTGTTGAATATCTTAGGAATTATCTTCAAAggtaattgttttcctttttcagtcAATAAACAGCACACATCAACTAATAACTGAGCATTTACTTTACGCCATCCATTGGCCTGGCTAAGAACCTGGTGCTGAAAGAGCCCAGAGATGAATTGGCATTACTTCTGCTCTGGAATGGAAGCAGCCCATGGACCTAAGATTGATAGTCACAGGGTGACTGTCTAGAACATAGAGGGCTTTAGGTTTGGTTTTtgagaaattaagatattttagAATAGGTTCTAATTTCATGTCTTCACATTGTGGAAAGAAATatccagggccaggtgtggtggcttacgcctgtaatcctagcactttgggaggccaaggcaggaggatcacttgagcccagaagttcaagatcagcctgggcaacatggcaaaacccccatctctacaagaaataccaaaataattagccaggtgtggtggcatatgcctgtagtcccagcttggaaggctgaagtgagagaatcacctgagcccagcgaagttgaggctatagtgagcagtgatcatgccactgcacagcctgggcaacagagcgagacccccatctccaaagaaaaaaaagaaggaaaatatataaatatccaggGATGTTGACAGCTGTTGGATTCTCCTGTATCCCCTTGAACAAACGAAACCATCCTGTACTTCTCTAACTCCTTAGGCCCAGCAGCTTCCACACAAGAAAAGAATCCCCGGGAGTCTACAGGAAACATGGTCACAGGACAGACTGTCTGTAAAAACAAATCCAGTGTGTCAGAGCCTGAGGAATCGAGGAGAAATGATGAACTGGTGAAGCAGGAGATGCTGGTGCAGTATCTGCAGGATGCCTACAGCTTCTCCAGGAAGATTACGGAGGCCATCGGCATCATCAGCAAGATGATGTATGAACACACAACTACAGGTATGCCAGAGTCCTCTTCTGTAAGAACAGGCTGgggttcttttgtatttttaaatttttttaaatttttgttaattatagatatggagtcttcctatgttggccaagctggtcttaaactcctgggctcaggtgatccttttacatcagcctcccaaagtgctggtattacaggtgtgagccactgtacccggccgtGGATCTTGGAGTTCCTGCCCATATTTTATTGATATAGCTTATCTACTCCTTTAAAATGCAGGGCTTCTCagttgggcacaatggcttatgcctgtaatcccaacacattgggaggccaaagcaggaggacagGTTGAGGCccagagttcgagatcagcctgggcaacgtggcaagaccccatctctacaaagaaacaaaaattagcttggtgtgatgacacacacctgtagttccagctaccgggaaggctggggcaggaggattgcttgagcctaggagtttgagtctgcagtgagctatggtcatgccactgcagtccagccggagcaacagaataagaccccgtgtcttaaaaaaaaaaaaggcagtgttttttatttctatttgcttCCTCTAGCCACTTACAGCTTATACATTTTAATGCATATAGTATTTCATGATAAGGCATTATAGGAGGAGTCGACATTCTCAGGGAAAGTGAGGAAGGCCTCCACTTGCATCTTGCTACATTCAGAAAGGTTCTGTCTTTAGGTATTGGGGAAGTTTTGCCAAGTAGATGGGTGACATTTATACATGTTCTCTCAGTGGTACAGGAGGTGATTGAATTCTTTGTGATGGTCTTCCAATTTGGGGTACCCCAGGCCCTGTTTGGGGTGCGCCGCATGCTGCCTCTCATCTGGTCTAAGGAGCCTGGTGTCCGGGAAGCTGTGCTTAATGCCTACCGCCAACTCTACCTCAACCCCAAAGGGGACTCTGCCAGGTATGTGGGGTGCTTTCGCCTTTGCTGACTTTTCCAAGGTCAGCTTCTCACAGGACTTCCCTTGTCTCCTAAAGGAAGAGGTAGGTGCATTTCTCCAGAGGAGTTCAGATCCATAGGCAGTCCATCATAATGGGGCTTGGGGTGGGGCTGGGTTCCCAGGGAAAGCAGTTATTTGACACTGGTGGGATAGCCCTAATCACTGTTTGCTAAGTTCAGCTTCCCAGTCTTATAATTACCCCTGATATCTACTGTTCCACAGAGCCAAAGCCCAGGCTTTGATTCAGAATCTCTCTCTGCTGCTAGTGGATGCCTCGGTTGGGACCATTCAGTGTCTTGAGGAAATTGTAAGGCTtcctgctttcttcctttcttcgtTCAACAAGTATTATTGAGTTATTACTATGCATTTCGCAATTTACTCAGTCCCAGAAAGAAGTATAAGACTCTTTGTTTTCATGTTTCCAACTTTAAAGGAACCTGCTAGTTGGTAGTCAAAAACCACAGAACATTGTTAGAGCAATGCAGCAGGTAGATAATGAAGTGCTAGAATAAGTTTACAGGTAATGGTTGTCATAGCAATAGGATAACATCGCTCATACGGTGTTGAATATATGACAGGCACTCGCACTCACGTTACTCATGGTAACTTGTTCAATCCTCGTAGCAGCCCTCTGAGGTGGTACCTGCATTTTACAATGAGAAATCTgcggcacagagaggttaaagaaCATAGCTGATTACAGCTAATTAGTGGCAAAGATTCAAACTCGGGCAATAAGAGCTCTAGAAAATAtactcttggctgggcacagtggatcatgcctataatcccagcactttgggaggctgaggcaggcagatcacctgaggtcatgagttcgagaccaccctgaccaatatggtgaaaccctgtctctgctaaaaattagccaggaacagtggcaggagcctgtagtcccagctactcaggagactgagataggagaattgcttgaacccgggaggtggaggttgcagtcagccaagattgtactactgcactctaatctgggcgatagagtaagattctatctccaaaaaaaaaaaattaggccaggcgtggtggctcacacctgtaatcccagcactttgggaggctgaagcaggcagatcacgaggtcaggagatcgagaccatcctggccaacatagtgaaaccccatctctactgaaatataaaaagtagctgggcctggtggcgcgcatctgtagtcccagctactcgggaagctgaggcaagagaattgcttgaactcgggaggcggaggttgcagtgagccaagatcacaccactgcactactgcctggcgacaaagtgagactctgtctcaaaaaaaaataaaatcatctgaaaaagataataaagttGGGAAGTAGGCTGGAACTAAACTATGGAAGTCTCTGAATGACTTCAGGAGTCTAGGACTATAACTGTTAGCCAGGCACCCAGCATTTTAGGGAGACAATTCTGCTTTGTAGCATTTGCATTGTGGGCACAAAGAGTGGAGGTGGCACTAATCTCCAGCTCCCGCTGGGAAAAGCATTCCTGCCAGCCACATTTTTCTCCtcactggagaaaagaaaacagcctgGTGGTGGCGATTGCCCCACGATGTCATAGGCCAGTTACCTGCAGAAGCCCTACAAGAGGCAGGGGAAAGCAGCTGCAAATTGGGGTGCAGCAAAAGTGACCTgggggaagcagaggctggagagACCGACCTATGGAACAGGAAGGCCAGTGGAGGCTGCTATAGTGGGCAGTaatgagggaaagaaggaaaagaagactgGGGACTGGAGAAATTGCTACAGAATGAACTTAAtggaagacaaatttttaaaggaaaaatagataaGACTAAGTGActaatttgtattaaaaaaaaattgggtgaCTGAAATTTTAAGCACATGTAACAGAGAGTGTTGATACCATtggcaaaatgaaaaggcaaggatGAATGATGGCTTCCATCTTAGACATGACAAGTTTGTGGTAACGGCAAGAAAATCTGTTAGAAATCTCCATACTTAGAACTATGGACCCACATGGAACTCAAAAGGTCAGTTTTGGTGTGTCACTTGAATAAATATAGTTTTGAGGGCATGAGAGTAGAAAAgtagagaatggaaagaaaagggCCTCTCAAGCCCCAGCTTTACATTTTGagcctcctctttctttttccattcctaagtATTACTTTTGTCCACTTCAGGTTCTCAATGTAATCTTCGGAGAAGTGGACCAAAGATAAAGGGATTGTTATTTTTTGGCTGAAGCCCTTTGTCTTTTCTCCTTAGCTCTGTGAGTTTGTGCAGAAGGATGAGGTGAAACCAGCAGTGACCCAGCTGCTGTGGGAACGGGCCACTGAGAAGGTCACCTGCTCTCCTCTAGAACGCTGTTCCTCTGTCATGCTTCTTGGCATGATGGCACGGTGAGGCTCCCACCCCAGCAGGCAGTGGGGTGGGAGAGCAAAGGAAGGTTCTGAGAAGGCTTCTTTTCCTTCAGTCATCACAGTGAGGCCCAGCTGAGCTCTGCTGTGAGTTAGCCacctaaatgaaaaagaaaatagagtacCAGCCCTCCCGCCTAGCAGAAGTATTGGGATTCAGTAAAGCAACAGGACCCAAGGGGCTTGCCCTGGGTCAGAGCCTCCCTGTAGTGTTCCAAGGCTCTAGACACTGTGTGGGGTGCTAGTACCTATCCCTATTGGCCCTTCCCCCCATAACTGCCTTTAATTCTGGGGCTTCCTTCCCCTAGAGGAAAGCCAGAAATTGTGGGAAGCAATTTAGACACACTGGTGAGCATAGGGCTGGATGAAAAGTTTCCACAGGACTACAGGCTGGCCCAGCAGGTATGCCATGCCATTGCCAACATCTCTGACAGGAGAAAGGTATGTGGAGGTGGTTCCAAACAGGAGAGTGGAGGTCCTCATGTCCACCCTATACAAGCACCCACATTGTCTTGTTCTCCACAGCCTTCTCTGGGCAAACGTCACCCCCCCTTCCGGCTGCCTCAGGAACACAGGTTGTTTGAGCAACTGCAGGAGACGGTCACAAAAGGTGAGCTCTCAGGAAAGGCCTTGGGCAGAGTTGGGCCTGTTGTTGCAGTGAACAACTTCTCCCTTCTCCACTACAGGCTTTGTCCACCCAGACCCACTCTGGATCCCATTCAAAGAGGTGGCAGTGACCCTCATTTACCAGCTGGCAGAGGGCCCCGAAGTGATCTGTGCCCAGATATTGCAAAGCTGTGCAAAACAGGCCCTGGAGAAGCTAGAAGAGAAAAGAACCAGTCAGGAGGACCCAAGTAAGTGGGCAGGGGCTGACCTACCATGGCAGCCAGCTTCTGTTTTCCTACAGGGCTGGgagccactgccaccaccacttcCTACAACAGCCCTTGTTTGTCCAAGTTGAAGTTGGGCCAGTTCCCACCCTCATCTCTTACTACTTCACTGGTTTGAATAGCATGTGAGCAACAGGAAGATCAGTAAAAACCAAATTCAGGCTTGATGGAACTTAAGGATGTCTCTTTGCCctgccttccctctccctctcctccagaGGAGTCCTCCGCAATGCTCCCCACTTTCATGTTGATGAACCTGTTGTCCCTGGCTGGGGATGTGGCTCTGCAGCAGCTGGTCCACTTGGAGCAGGCAGTGAGTGGAGAGCTTTGTCGACGCCGAGTTCTCCGGGAAGAACAGGAGCACAAGACCAAGGATCCCAAGGAGAAGGTGTGTGACTGTCCTAAGCGCTTTCCAGATTTGTTTCATTACCTCAGCTCAGAACTGAGCTGATCGGTTCTGGCAATCTGCTCCTCTGCTATTACATGAAGCGAAGAATTTCTGCCTCTCTGTGGCTACTACCCCAGGAAAGATTCGTGTGAACACGATGAAACTATCAGTGATCATCCAGGAAGGAAAGATTTAGGTAAACGCAGAGTGTGGAGTTAGAGACCTCAGCATAAAATAGAGGCTTTTTGTCAGGCAGGGTTTGTTAGAACATGCACACACCCGCCCGCCTTTTCTACCAGCTTTCATTACCGGCCTGGCCCCAGTGGGGCCTTGTGTTCTCTCCACTAGAGGCAGTGATGTCTTACAGACAAATGAGATACAGAGCCCTGCAGCACTGGAGGAAACTGTGCTGTGTGGCTTTGAAGCATTGTCTGACATGGTCCATCTGTTTACCCTACATAGGAAGTTACGTCTTCCATGAGGAAGAGGTGTAGAAACACGCTTTGGCAGCTTAAAAACAGGGACCTCATTGTTTCCCTATTTAATTAAGGAATCCTTTCTCTTTACAGACACATTTGGTAATTCCCTAAATGCTTTTGAAGAATTTGCCTTTCTTCACATTGTTCATACAAAATAAAGTATGGGCTGGAATCAGAAATGTCTCTATTTATCCATGGTCCCCGGCTTGATTCCTTTTAGAATACAAGCTCTGATACCACcatggaggaggagctggggctggTTGGGGCAACAGCAGATGACACGGAGGCAGAACTGATCCGAGGCATCTGTGAGATGGAACTGTTGGATGGTAAGAAAAATTGCTGCACTCAGCAGTTTCTCCCCAACTGAGATAACCTGTCCCAAACCTGCAGTTACTCTTCCAACAGGCAAACAGACCCTGGCTGCCTTTGTTCCACTCTTACTTAAAGTCTGCAACAACCCAGGCCTATACAGCAACCCCGACCTCTCTGCAGCTGCTTCACTTGCCCTTGGCAAGTTCTGCATGATCAGGTAGGCCCTGGGGTTGCTGTCACCTTCTCAAGAAAGATGGGGATGAACTTCCCTGATGATCCTCTTCTTGCCCCTAGTGCCACTTTCTGCGACTCCCAGCTTCGTCTTCTGTTCACCATGCTAGAAAAGTCTCCACTTCCCATTGTCCGGTCTAACCTCATGGTTGCCACTGGGGATCTGGCCATCCGCTTTCCCAATCTGGTGGACCCCTGGACTCCTCATCTATATGCTCGGTAAGAGATCCCTCACAACATGGTAGCTGTTCCCCAGAGCTCCAGAGTCAGTGTGAGAATCACCAAGACTCTTCCCCTAGGCTTTGGCATCACCTGGAACATCTGCTTGACACTTAACCTATACAGGCCCCTGGCTAAGAGTCACCCCAGTGGGACTGACATTTCTGGTTAAAAGCTTCACCTCTTTCCCTCACTCCGGCTTTCAACTCTAGACAGCTTTCTGACTGCTTCCGGAGTGGCGTAGCATGGGGTAATTGATTCCTGCTGAGGGCTTTTTCTGCCAGTGTTAAGGTGTAGTCCAGAGGTCTTGGTCCCCACAGCCTGCAATTCCATTCCTAGCCTCCGGGACCCTGCTCAGCAAGTGCGGAAAACAGCGGGGCTGGTGATGACCCACCTGATCCTCAAGGACATGGTGAAGGTGAAGGGGCAGGTGAGCGAGATGGCGGTGCTGCTCATCGACCCCGGGCCTCAGATTGCTGCCCTGGCCAAGAACTTCTTCAACGAGCTCTCCCACAAGgtgagaggcagagaggcagagaggcacTGAGGGCTTGCTGCAGAGGGAATATGTAGGTCACCTTGTCTCTTTAATTAACATGGCTCTGTCTGTCTTACAGGGCAACGCAATCTATAATCTCCTTCCAGATATCATCAGCCGCCTGTCAGACCCCGAGCTGGGGGTGGAGGAAGAGCCTTTCCACACCATCATGAAGTATTGTTCCCCGGGCGCTTGGGGCACATTTTCCACATAGCAGGGGCTTAGGAAGCAGACACACCTGTATTTGAATTCCACCTTGGCTACTTTTTAGCTGTACAGCCTTTGCAAtaacttagcctctctgtgcctatTTCCACTTCTTTTGAGGCTGATGATACTTAACAGTTAgttcttgaaaatattaaataagataaagtcCACATGGTGGTAGGCATACAATAGCACTCACTACATAGCAGCTGTTCCTATTAATTTCCATTCACAGTGAAAATTCCTGAGGTGGGGGGTCCTTCTCTGCTTAATGGGACAGGACAAGGGGAGTggtgaggcaggcaggggccatGGCAGAGAACGTCAGAGAAGACAGACTGGTGCTGAGGAGGGTCCGGAGTTGGTCTTAGTGGATAGGAGAGCTGACCTTGGGCCATCACACATCCTCATCTCCCCTTCCTGCAGGCAGCTCCTCTCCTACATAACCAAGGACAAGCAGACAGAGAGCCTGGTGGAAAAGCTCTGTCAGCGATTCCGCACAGCCCGGTATGCTGCCCTCCCCGAGACTCCTTTGTGCTGAGAGAAGCCTGTCCCCACCCCGTCGGTCTGCCCCCTGCTCTCCCCATGGTATCCCTgggactggggaggctgagggggcaggTTGAGCCTTTGCTAGCTGCATCTCACAGTTCCTCATAAAGCCCTTCCTATCTGCAGAACTGAGCGGCAGCAGCGGGACCTGGCCTACTGTGTGTCACAGCTGCCCCTCACAGAGCGAGGCCTCCGCAAGATGCTTGACAATTTTGACTGCTTTGGAGACAAACTGTCAGATGAGTCCATCTTCAGTGCTTTCTTGTCAGTTGTGGGCAGGCTGCGACGTGGGGCCAAGCCTGACGGCAAGGTGAGCAGCCCGGACACTTCAGCGCCTGTTGGGTCCCCACGTCTGCTGACCCTGGGCACCGTCCTGGCTCTTGGAGTCGCGCTCGCATCCTACTTATCCCCAGCTTGGTTGCAACCAAATTGCCAGAGTGACCCAAGACCAGATCTTTCTgtctctgattcttttttttttttttttctgagatagagtcttgctctgtcgccaggcaccaggctggagtgcagtggcatgatctcagctcattgcaacctccacctccagggttcaagcaattctcctgcctcagcctcccgagtagctgggactacaggcacgcgccaccatgctcaattttatattttatattatataaaaatataatttttatattttagtagagatggggtttcactattttggccaggatggtctcgatctcttgatcttgtgatccacccacctccgccttctgaagtgctgggattacaggcgtgaaccactgtgcccagcccaattcttttttttaaattccaaaaacaCAACCAAAGCAGCATCTCATccaattcttctttgtttttaatagattttctttctttttcagagcagttttaggttcaaagcaaaattgagcagaaagtacagggGGTTCCCATCTACTCCTTGATCCTACACCTCACAGCCTTCCCCACCTTCG
This window contains:
- the NCAPD2 gene encoding condensin complex subunit 1 isoform X2, with protein sequence MNCYALIRLLEAFETVTSQTNLMDLDLGGKGKKARIKAAHGFDWEEERQPILQLLTQLLQLDIRHLWNHSIIEEEFVSLVTGCCYRLLENPTISHQKNRPTREAITHLLGVALTRYNHMLSATVKIIQMLQHFEHLAPVLVAAVSLWATDYGMKSIVGEIVREIGQKCPQELSRDPSGTKGFAAFLTELAERVPAILMSSMCILLDHLDGENYMMRNAVLAAMAEMVLQVLNGDQLEEAARDTRDQFLDALQAHGHDVNSFVRSRVLQLFTRIVQQKALPLTRFQAVVALAVGRLADKSVLVCKNAIQLLASFLANNPFSCKLSDTDLAGPLQKEAQKLQEMRAQRRTAAASAVLDPEEEWEAMLPELKSTLHQLLQLPQEEEEIPEQIANTETTEEVKGRICQLLAKASYKQAIILTREATGHFRESELFSHTDPEESEETRLLNILGIIFKGPAASTQEKNPRESTGNMVTGQTVCKNKSSVSEPEESRRNDELVKQEMLVQYLQDAYSFSRKITEAIGIISKMMYEHTTTVVQEVIEFFVMVFQFGVPQALFGVRRMLPLIWSKEPGVREAVLNAYRQLYLNPKGDSARAKAQALIQNLSLLLVDASVGTIQCLEEILCEFVQKDEVKPAVTQLLWERATEKVTCSPLERCSSVMLLGMMARGKPEIVGSNLDTLVSIGLDEKFPQDYRLAQQVCHAIANISDRRKPSLGKRHPPFRLPQEHRLFEQLQETVTKGFVHPDPLWIPFKEVAVTLIYQLAEGPEVICAQILQSCAKQALEKLEEKRTSQEDPKESSAMLPTFMLMNLLSLAGDVALQQLVHLEQAVSGELCRRRVLREEQEHKTKDPKEKNTSSDTTMEEELGLVGATADDTEAELIRGICEMELLDGKQTLAAFVPLLLKVCNNPGLYSNPDLSAAASLALGKFCMISATFCDSQLRLLFTMLEKSPLPIVRSNLMVATGDLAIRFPNLVDPWTPHLYARLRDPAQQVRKTAGLVMTHLILKDMVKVKGQVSEMAVLLIDPGPQIAALAKNFFNELSHKGNAIYNLLPDIISRLSDPELGVEEEPFHTIMKQLLSYITKDKQTESLVEKLCQRFRTARTERQQRDLAYCVSQLPLTERGLRKMLDNFDCFGDKLSDESIFSAFLSVVGRLRRGAKPDGKAIIDEFEQKLRACHTRGLDGIEELEISQTGSQRAPSAKKSSTVSRHQPLPSAASDGDFATPEPRRTTRRHPNTQQRASKKKPKIVFSSDESSEEDLSAEMTEEETPKKTTPILRASARRLIS
- the NCAPD2 gene encoding condensin complex subunit 1 isoform X1, with the translated sequence MAPQMYEFHLPLSPEELLKSGGVNQYVVQEVLSIKHLPPQLRAFQAAFRAQGPLAVLEHFDTIYSILHHFRSIDPGLKEDTLEFLIKVVSRHSQELPAILDDTTLSVSDRNAHLNALKMNCYALIRLLEAFETVTSQTNLMDLDLGGKGKKARIKAAHGFDWEEERQPILQLLTQLLQLDIRHLWNHSIIEEEFVSLVTGCCYRLLENPTISHQKNRPTREAITHLLGVALTRYNHMLSATVKIIQMLQHFEHLAPVLVAAVSLWATDYGMKSIVGEIVREIGQKCPQELSRDPSGTKGFAAFLTELAERVPAILMSSMCILLDHLDGENYMMRNAVLAAMAEMVLQVLNGDQLEEAARDTRDQFLDALQAHGHDVNSFVRSRVLQLFTRIVQQKALPLTRFQAVVALAVGRLADKSVLVCKNAIQLLASFLANNPFSCKLSDTDLAGPLQKEAQKLQEMRAQRRTAAASAVLDPEEEWEAMLPELKSTLHQLLQLPQEEEEIPEQIANTETTEEVKGRICQLLAKASYKQAIILTREATGHFRESELFSHTDPEESEETRLLNILGIIFKGPAASTQEKNPRESTGNMVTGQTVCKNKSSVSEPEESRRNDELVKQEMLVQYLQDAYSFSRKITEAIGIISKMMYEHTTTVVQEVIEFFVMVFQFGVPQALFGVRRMLPLIWSKEPGVREAVLNAYRQLYLNPKGDSARAKAQALIQNLSLLLVDASVGTIQCLEEILCEFVQKDEVKPAVTQLLWERATEKVTCSPLERCSSVMLLGMMARGKPEIVGSNLDTLVSIGLDEKFPQDYRLAQQVCHAIANISDRRKPSLGKRHPPFRLPQEHRLFEQLQETVTKGFVHPDPLWIPFKEVAVTLIYQLAEGPEVICAQILQSCAKQALEKLEEKRTSQEDPKESSAMLPTFMLMNLLSLAGDVALQQLVHLEQAVSGELCRRRVLREEQEHKTKDPKEKNTSSDTTMEEELGLVGATADDTEAELIRGICEMELLDGKQTLAAFVPLLLKVCNNPGLYSNPDLSAAASLALGKFCMISATFCDSQLRLLFTMLEKSPLPIVRSNLMVATGDLAIRFPNLVDPWTPHLYARLRDPAQQVRKTAGLVMTHLILKDMVKVKGQVSEMAVLLIDPGPQIAALAKNFFNELSHKGNAIYNLLPDIISRLSDPELGVEEEPFHTIMKQLLSYITKDKQTESLVEKLCQRFRTARTERQQRDLAYCVSQLPLTERGLRKMLDNFDCFGDKLSDESIFSAFLSVVGRLRRGAKPDGKAIIDEFEQKLRACHTRGLDGIEELEISQTGSQRAPSAKKSSTVSRHQPLPSAASDGDFATPEPRRTTRRHPNTQQRASKKKPKIVFSSDESSEEDLSAEMTEEETPKKTTPILRASARRLIS